A region from the Caldicellulosiruptor naganoensis genome encodes:
- a CDS encoding DUF4264 family protein produces the protein MENEKLELISSMEFEEDVPLYKIIDFMNKSLKDKNIIVGLSKNNNNKIIISIYQT, from the coding sequence ATGGAAAATGAAAAACTCGAATTGATATCATCAATGGAATTTGAAGAAGATGTACCGCTTTATAAGATAATAGATTTTATGAATAAGAGCCTTAAAGACAAAAACATCATTGTGGGCCTTTCAAAAAATAATAATAATAAAATCATAATTAGTATCTACCAAACATAA